Below is a genomic region from Rhodospirillum centenum SW.
GCGCAGCGTCTCCTGCGTCAGCGGCTTCGCCTTGTCGGGCGTCGCCAGCGGCGCCACCCAGACATTCATCACCCCGTCCTTCGGCGCCAGGAAGGCGATGGACTTCCCGTCCGGGCTGACGGTCGCGGCGGTGCGGCTGGGGTTGCCGAACAGGTCCTTGCGCGGGATCAGCTCCTGCGCCGGCCGGGCCTGCTGCGCCAGCGCCGCGGCCGTCGGCACCAGGGCGGCGAGCGGCAGCAGCGCCACGGCGGCGGCGCGGAGTCCGGTTCTGAACGATGTCACGGCGTTTTCTCCCTGTGGTTCGGCCTGTGGCTCGGTCCTGTGGGGGCTGTGACCGGCGCGCGGGTGCCCGGTCCCCCCTTGCACGGAAGTATAGCCGGCATGATCCGGGGGGACAGGCCCAATCGCCTCGCCGCGGGCCGGTCCACCCGGATGCCGGCGGACTCAGGACCCGGCGGGCCAGACGACGAGCGGCAGCGTCAGCACCGGCACCGGGCCGACGGTCAGGCGGCCGTCCTGCACCGTCACCGGGACCTGCACGGTCCGGCGTCCGTCCGGGCCGGGGGCGGCCAGCAGGCCCAGGGTGGCCCGCGCGATGGCGGCCTGGTTCCGGCGCAGGTCGCCGGCCGCGGCCAGGGCATCGACCAGCCGGTCCGGTTCGGGCGTGCGCAGGGTGCCGGCGCCGATCGGCTGAAGGTTCCCGTCCAGGGCCAGGGTCGCGGTGACGCTCAGGTCGAGCGGCCCCCAGATCGCCGTCAGCGCGTCCAGTTCCACGGTCCCGCCGGCACTGCTCCAGCGCCGCACCTCGGGCTCCGTCAGGGCCGCCGGCGGCATGCCGGTGACGCGCAGATGCAGCGCCACCTGACCGAGGGTCGGCCCCAGGGCGGGGGAGGGGGGCTGCGGCAGGGTCAGGGAGGAGAGGTCCAGGCGCACGTCCAGCCCGGTCGCGGTGTGGTCCGCGGGCGGCTCCGCCGGCCGCTCCAGCGCCAGCGCCACCCAGGCCGCCGTCACGGCGGCGGTCCCGTCGCCGTCCGCGGCCTGCGTCACCACCGGCGCCTCCAGCCGGACTTCGGCCGTCAGCACGCGACCGTCGGTCGCCAGCCCGGCCTGTCCTTCCGCCTGCGGCGCCGTGAGAGTCAGGGCGGGGCGCGCTCCCGCCGCCGGCAGCGCCAGCGACAGCCCCTCCGCCGCCTCGGCATGCAGGTCCAGGGGCGCCCAGGGCTCGGCATACAGCTCCAGCCGCCCGGCCGTGGCCGTCAGGCCGTCCGCACGCCGCAGCGAGAGAGCCTCCGCCGTCACTGCCAGCCGCAGCGGATAGCCCCCGACCGCCAAGGCGTCATAGGCGATCTCCGCCCCCTCGGCCCGGCGCTCGGCGATCCAGCGCTCCACCTGTCCGCGCAACGCCGAGGCGGCCGACGCCCACCAGGCCGTGTAGGAGAGGACGACCAGCAGGATGAACGCCAGGACCACGGCGGCGGGGCGCAGACGCATCACGGACCTTGGGGCGAGGGGGGCTCAGGGAGGAAGCCGGCTGGGGCGGCGCCGGAGCGGCGCATCAGGACAGCGATTCTGCCACACCCCGCGCAGCGGCGGCAAGCCGGGGCCGTCCCGTCTCCACGGCTATCGCATTTGCCCGAGGATGGTTCGGGCATAGTCGTCGGACCATCCGGCGCGTTTTCTGCGGAGGCGGATGGAATCCTGGTTGTTGGCGGAGCGGACGACGTTGAGTGCGAGTTTTCGGAGTGTGGCGAGGTTTTCCGGGCCATGGTCCTTGCGGTTACGGGCGCGGTCTTCGTCGAAGGAGGTGTCGAGCACCCAATGGACGGCGGCCTCGATGCTCCAGTGGGCGCGGACGGCGCGGGCGAGCGTCTTGGGCTCCAGCGCGGCGGAGGAGAGATAGAGGGTTCGGGTGGCGGTAGTGCGGCCGTCGGGGCTCGTGACCGTGCGTTCGACCAGGCCCAGGATCTTCAGGCCCGGCAGTACGGCCTCGTCGGGGAAACGTCGGTCGGAGGCGAGCCAGGCCACGTCGTGGCTTACCCAGTGGCGGCGCACCTCGATACGACCGTGGTCGGCATCGGTGGTGACATGGGGCACGGCCAGAACCGTTGCCGGGTCCGCGAAGTAGCGCTCAACCTCGGCCCGTAGCGCAGGGCGGTTGTCTTTCAGCGGAAAAAGCCAGTCGCCGCCCCGCTCCAGGATGGTCTGCGCCGTCCGCTCCTGCGCGTGCAGAGCGTCACCGGTTACCAGCACACCCTTGAGATCGAACAGTTCCAGCAACGCCCGCGCCGCCACGATCTCGTTCTCGCCCGCGGCCACCGCCCGCTGCCCCACGATCATCCGCGCGCCGGACGCAAACGCGCTCACCACATGTAGAGCCGAACGCCCCGCCGCCCGGTCGAAGGAGCGCCGTAGCGTCTTGCCGTCAATGGCCAGGACCCCGGCCCCATCCTCCCCCAGATGATCAAGGAACTGCTGGAAACAGCGGGAAAACGCCACCGGGTCCAGAAGCCGGAATACCCGTGAAAACGTGTCGTGGCTGGGCAGCCCGCCGGGAAGCTCGAGGAACTCCTCGAACAAGGCCCGCCGGTCCCGCGCGAAGGTCGCAAAGTCCACGCAGCTTTCCGCCCCGCAGATCGACGCCGTCAACGCAATCGTCAGAACATCCAGAAGAGCGTGACGCCGCGCATTCCCTGTCCGCGGATCGGGAAGACCTTGAAACGAAATCCGAAAAATTCCAGCCATCGACCCCTCCCATAGATCAGGGCCGACATACAGAATCCATTTCCCAACACCGCGCTACAAAACTTTCCCTAATGCGATTCCCGTGGTCCCGTCTCCCAGAGCCATCACCGATGATCCGGTGCCTTCGGCATCCGACGGGAGCTGAAGGCTGGTGCCGGTGGGGCAGCATCCCCTGGACGTCGGGTCTTGGGCTTCCCGCGCCGGGATGCTAGGGGTTGGGGATCATGGAGACCGCCCCGCCGACCGTTCCCGCCCCGCATGCCGAGTTCGGCCACCCGGCCGGCAGCGACCTCTGGGTCTTCGCCTACGGCTCGCTGATGTGGAATCCCGGCTTCCCGCACCTGGAGCGGCGCGGGGCCCTGCTGCGCGGCTGGCACCGCTCCTTCTGCGTGCTGTCCTGGCGCCACCGCGGCACGCCGGAGCGGCCGGGCGCCGTGCTGGGCCTGGACCGCGGCGGTTCCTGCCGCGGCATCGTCTACCGTGTCGCCGCGGACCGGGTCGAGGAGACGCTGGCCTATCTCTGGGAGCGGGAGATGGTGAACCGCGTCTACCGCCCCCGCCGGCTGGCCGTGCGGACGGCAGGGGGCGGCAGCGCCCCGGCGCTGGTCTTCACCGTGGACCGGACGCACCCGCAGTACTGCGGCCGGCTCGGGCCGGAGGGGCTGGAGACGCTGGTGCGCCAGGGCGTGGGCCAGTCCGGCCGCAGCGCCGACTACCTGCTCAGCCTCGTCGCCCACCTGCGCGACCTCGGCATCCGCGATGCCGGCCTGGAGGATCTGGCCGCGCGGGTGGGCGGACCCCCGCCGGACTGAAGACCGCCGGGTCCTCAGGCGGCCCGCACGGCGTCGAGGAAGCCCGCGACCTCGCTGCGCAGGACTCCGGACTGCCGTGTCAGACCTTCGGAGGCGTCCAGCATCCGGGTCGCCATGCCGCCCGCCTCCGCCGCCACCTCGTTGACACCGGCGATGGTCGCGCTGACCTCCTCGGTGCCGCGGGCGGCTTCCTGCACGTTCCGGGCGATGTCGCGGGTCGCGGCGGTCTGTTCCTCCACCGCGGCGGCGATCGCCGCGGCGATCTCGCTCATGCGCCGGATGGTCTGCCCGATGCCGACGATGGCCGTCTGTGCCGATCCGGTCGCCTGCTGGATTTCGGCGACCTTGGCCTGGATGTCCTCCGTGGCGCGCGAGGTCTGGGTGGCCAGCGCCTTGACCTCGCTGGCGACGACGGCGAAGCCCTTGCCGGCATCGCCCGCGCGGGCGGCCTCGATGGTGGCGTTCAGCGCCAGCAGGTTCGTCTGGCCCGCGATGCTGGAGATCAGCTCCACCACCTGGCCGATCTGGACCGAGGCGGCGACAAGCTGCTGGATCTGCGTGGTCATCCGCTCGGCCTCGGTGACCGCGTCCCCGGCGATCCGGGTGGAACTGGACACCTGCCGGCCGATCTCCTGGATCGAGGCGGTCAGTTCCTCGGTCGCCGCCGCCACGGTCTGGACGTTGGAGGAGGCCTGCTTCGAGGCGGCGGCCACCGTCCCCGCCCGTTCCGCCGTGGACCGCGCCGTGCCGGTCATGGCCGTAGCCGTTTCCTGCAAGTCTCCTGCGGCGGCGGAAACGGCATCGACCACGGTCTGGGCCGTCTGCTGGAACTGGCGGAGCAGCCCGTCGATCCGGGTGGCGCGCTCCTCCTTGGACTTGCGTTCCGCCTCCTGCTCCGTGGTCAGCCGGGCGGCCTCGATGGCATTGCGTTTGAACACCTCGATGGCGCGGGCCATGGACCCGATCTCGTCGCGGCGGTCGGTGCCGGCGACGGCAATGCTCCGGTCGCCCTGGGCCAGCCGTCCCATCACCTGTGTCATCGCGGCCACCGGGGTGGCGATCAGCCGGGACAGCAGCCCGCCCATCAGGGCCGCGACGAGGGCGCCCCCCAGCACGCTCAACACCACGGTCCATCGCAGGGAAGCGAGCGCCGCCTCCTGCTCCGCCGCCCGCACGCCCAGGAGCTGCCGCTCCGCCTGTTCGACCTCTGCCACCTTGGCACGGATGGCGTCCATGTACCGCTTCCCTGCGCCGGAGGACTCCAGGGACCGCGCCTGCTCCTGCGTCGCGGGATTGCGCATCAGCACGATCTCCCGCTCGGCGATCTCGCTCCGCCAGGAGCGGACCTCTTCCATCAGGGCGTCCAGCCGGGCCTGCTGCGCGGGATTGTCCGCGGTCAGCCTCTTGGCCTCCGTGAACGCGGTCTGGAATTCGGATTCCCCGGCGGTATAGGGCGCGAGAAACTCCTCCTTCCCGGTCAGAAGGAAGCCCCGCAGCCCGGTCTCCTGGTTCACCATGGCGGACAGGATCGCGTCCATGGCATCCAGGACCGCATAGGTATGGGTCGTCCACCGGCCTGCGCGCTCGATGGTGTCCGCAGCCCGCCAGGTGAACAGGCCGGACAGGACGGCCACGGCGATGACGGCCGAAAAGCCGATGATCAGTTTCCGGATGAAACTCAGATTGGCAAGATAGGTGGACATCATTCCTCCCGTCGCCGGCCGGACCCTGACAGCTTCACGATTCGGACATCATCATGATGCGGAAAGTGGCCGGTATTCCAAGGCTCCATCAAAGCGTCTGATCCGTTTATCAACCATTAACCGCTCGGTATTTCTGTTTCATGGCGCGATACTTGGTCTTTTCGCGGCCCTTTCGATAAGAATGCTCCGGCAGCGCGCCAGTCCTGGCAGGCGGCATGCATGTCCTGGTTGTCCGGTCCAGTGATTTTTGATTGTTAGCAGATGTGCTTGGCAAGGCAAGGCGTCACTTCCAGAGGCAGACTGCCAGCTTGAGCAACGACTGGATCAGTGCCCGTGGACGTGCGGGGACGCCATCTCTCTGTTCGCTGGCGGGCGGGAGCCTTGCCGCCTTACCCGCACCTGGAATAGCCGCAGTTGGTGCAGAGGTCGCAGCCCTCCTGCCGCAGCAGGGTGGCCTGGGCGCATCGGGGGCACTGGCCCAGGCGGGCGGCGCTGGGGTCGGTCGCCGGTCCGGGGTCCGGGTCTGGGGCCGGATCGGCCGCGGCGGGGCCCCCGGTGGCGGCCGGCAGGCGGGGGGCGCCGGCCGCAGCCCCGGGGCGGGGCAGGAAGCCGGTTTCCAGCATGTGGCGCTCGATCACCTGTCCGATGGCGGCCAGCAGCGAGGGCACATAGCGCCCCTCCACCCACTGGCCGCCGCGTGGGTCGAACACGGCCTTCAGCTCCTCCACCACGAAGGAGACGTCGCCGCCGCGGCGGAACACGGCGGAGATCATGCGCGTCAGCGCCACCGTCCAGGCATAGTGCTCCATGTTCTTGGAGTTGATGAAGACCTCGAACGGCCTCCGCCGCCCGTCCTGCACGATGTCGTTCACGGTGATGTAGAGGGCGTGGTCGCTGTCCGGCCATTTCACCTTGTAGGTGTGGCCGGGCAGGGCCTCCGGCCGGTCCAGCGGCCGGGTCATGTAGACCACGGCACCCTCGCCGCGCGCCGGCTCCGCGCGTCCCGGCGCGGATGTCGGCCCCGGCGCCTGAACGGGCGCCTGAACGGGCGGCTGGACGGGCGCCTGGGCCGGGGCGGCGGCCGGCGCACCGCCCGTGGCCTGGACCGACAGGACCGACCCCGTCACGGCGTTCGGCCGATAGGTGGTGCAGCCCTTGCAGCCCAGCTCGTAGGCCTGCCGGTAGACATCCTTGAACGCCTCGAACGGCAGGTCTGCCGGGCAGTTGATGGTCTTGGAGATGGCGCTGTCCACATGCCGCTGCGCCGCCGCCTGCATCACCAGATGCGCCGCCGGCTCCAGGCTCTGGGCATCGACGAAGGCGTCGGTCAGCGGCGCGTCCGGCCCCATTCTCTCCCGGTACAGGCGGTAGGCCAGGTCCTGCACCGTCTCTGTCCGCCGGCTGCCGTCGGGCATCAGCACGGCACGCTGGTACTCGTAGGCGAAGACCGGCTCGATGCCGGAGGAGACGTTGCCCGCGAACAGGCTGATGGTCCCGGTCGGCGCGATGGAGGTGACCAGCGCGTTGCGCACGCCCTGCGCGGCGATGGCTTCGCGCACGTCCGGCGGCAGGGCGCGCACCATGGGCCGCTCCAGGAACGCCTCCCGGTCGAACAGGGGAAAGGCGCCCTTCTCCGCCGCCAGGGCGGCGGAGGTGCGGTAGGCCGCGACCTGGATCGCGCGCAGCCATTCCTCCGTCAGCCGCACCCCGGCTTCCGAGCCGTAGCGCACGCCGCACAGGATCAGCGCGTCGGCCAGCCCGGTGACGCCCAGCCCGATCCGCCGCTTGGCCTGCGCCTCGGCCTCCTGCGCCTCCAGCGGGAAGCGGGAGACATCCACCACGTTGTCCATCATCCGCACGGCCAGCGGCACCACCCGCGCCAGTTCCTCCCGGTCCAGCCGGGCCGCCGGGGTGAAGGGATCGCGCACCAGGGCGGCCAGATTGACCGAGCCCAGCAGGCAGGCCCCGTAGGGGGGCAGGGGCTGTTCGCCGCAGTTGTGGACAACGAGGCCGTTTGCCTCGAAGGCGTTCGCCCCCGGGATGCGGACGTCGAAGACCTCGGCCTCGCCGTCCGGCACCAGTTCCGCCACCTCGGCCGTCCAGTCCTCCCGGTCGGGCCGGCGCCGGCAGGCGGAGAGTGCTGCGCGCAGCCGGCCGGCCTTGTCCGCGTCCGCGAAGCCGATCCGTGCGGCGAAGCGGCCGACATTGTCCCGGGCGATGATCAGTTCGTGGTCGGCAGCACCGGCACAGGGCCGCCGGCCGCCCCGTCCTTCCGGCAGCAGGCGCAGGGACCGCGCCCGCCGGTCCGCGGCCAGGGTGGAGACGATGCCGAGGCGGAGCAGCATCCGCTGCACCGCCCGCAGCCGTTCCAGGTCGCTCTGCGCCAGCCAGATGCTGACGCCCTTCGCCTGACTGCCCTGCACGCGGCCGTCCGCATCGAACAGGCCGCGCAGGAAGGCCGCCTGGAAGAGGCTCGACGCCCGCTCGATTTCCGGCGT
It encodes:
- a CDS encoding DUF2125 domain-containing protein: MRLRPAAVVLAFILLVVLSYTAWWASAASALRGQVERWIAERRAEGAEIAYDALAVGGYPLRLAVTAEALSLRRADGLTATAGRLELYAEPWAPLDLHAEAAEGLSLALPAAGARPALTLTAPQAEGQAGLATDGRVLTAEVRLEAPVVTQAADGDGTAAVTAAWVALALERPAEPPADHTATGLDVRLDLSSLTLPQPPSPALGPTLGQVALHLRVTGMPPAALTEPEVRRWSSAGGTVELDALTAIWGPLDLSVTATLALDGNLQPIGAGTLRTPEPDRLVDALAAAGDLRRNQAAIARATLGLLAAPGPDGRRTVQVPVTVQDGRLTVGPVPVLTLPLVVWPAGS
- a CDS encoding ISAs1 family transposase; the encoded protein is MAGIFRISFQGLPDPRTGNARRHALLDVLTIALTASICGAESCVDFATFARDRRALFEEFLELPGGLPSHDTFSRVFRLLDPVAFSRCFQQFLDHLGEDGAGVLAIDGKTLRRSFDRAAGRSALHVVSAFASGARMIVGQRAVAAGENEIVAARALLELFDLKGVLVTGDALHAQERTAQTILERGGDWLFPLKDNRPALRAEVERYFADPATVLAVPHVTTDADHGRIEVRRHWVSHDVAWLASDRRFPDEAVLPGLKILGLVERTVTSPDGRTTATRTLYLSSAALEPKTLARAVRAHWSIEAAVHWVLDTSFDEDRARNRKDHGPENLATLRKLALNVVRSANNQDSIRLRRKRAGWSDDYARTILGQMR
- a CDS encoding LAGLIDADG family homing endonuclease translates to MADSATTDDVTGPAGAGLPPVSRQIWDMKYRLKAPDGAPVDATVADTWTRVARALAAPERDPAAWEERFRSALEGFRFLPAGRILAGAGTRRTVTLFNCFVMGTVPDDMGGIFAHLREAALTLQQGGGIGYDFSTLRPKGAPVAGVGADASGPVSFMDVWDSMCRTIMSAGSRRGAMMATLRCDHPDIELFIDAKREPGRLRNFNLSVLATDDFMAAVREDRPWPLRFDGRVFRTVPARALWDRIMRATYDYAEPGVIFIDRINEQNNLSYCETISATNPCVTAETWVGTAEGPRQVRELVGRPFTALLHGRPWPSAPEGFFPTGVRPVLRLRTREGLELRATADHPVRRVVARADGGAAEEWTALGALKPGDRVRLGEAAVEPGWPPPPGSTAEGEVAGYLLSLLVGDAALKRDKAVLSVWLPAAEKDAPADMRGVMAAAEAAARFLPHRADFHGRAAVAGRREYRLATAALRNLAARFGLAPGAKAVTPEIERASSLFQAAFLRGLFDADGRVQGSQAKGVSIWLAQSDLERLRAVQRMLLRLGIVSTLAADRRARSLRLLPEGRGGRRPCAGAADHELIIARDNVGRFAARIGFADADKAGRLRAALSACRRRPDREDWTAEVAELVPDGEAEVFDVRIPGANAFEANGLVVHNCGEQPLPPYGACLLGSVNLAALVRDPFTPAARLDREELARVVPLAVRMMDNVVDVSRFPLEAQEAEAQAKRRIGLGVTGLADALILCGVRYGSEAGVRLTEEWLRAIQVAAYRTSAALAAEKGAFPLFDREAFLERPMVRALPPDVREAIAAQGVRNALVTSIAPTGTISLFAGNVSSGIEPVFAYEYQRAVLMPDGSRRTETVQDLAYRLYRERMGPDAPLTDAFVDAQSLEPAAHLVMQAAAQRHVDSAISKTINCPADLPFEAFKDVYRQAYELGCKGCTTYRPNAVTGSVLSVQATGGAPAAAPAQAPVQPPVQAPVQAPGPTSAPGRAEPARGEGAVVYMTRPLDRPEALPGHTYKVKWPDSDHALYITVNDIVQDGRRRPFEVFINSKNMEHYAWTVALTRMISAVFRRGGDVSFVVEELKAVFDPRGGQWVEGRYVPSLLAAIGQVIERHMLETGFLPRPGAAAGAPRLPAATGGPAAADPAPDPDPGPATDPSAARLGQCPRCAQATLLRQEGCDLCTNCGYSRCG
- a CDS encoding gamma-glutamylcyclotransferase is translated as METAPPTVPAPHAEFGHPAGSDLWVFAYGSLMWNPGFPHLERRGALLRGWHRSFCVLSWRHRGTPERPGAVLGLDRGGSCRGIVYRVAADRVEETLAYLWEREMVNRVYRPRRLAVRTAGGGSAPALVFTVDRTHPQYCGRLGPEGLETLVRQGVGQSGRSADYLLSLVAHLRDLGIRDAGLEDLAARVGGPPPD
- a CDS encoding methyl-accepting chemotaxis protein, producing MMSTYLANLSFIRKLIIGFSAVIAVAVLSGLFTWRAADTIERAGRWTTHTYAVLDAMDAILSAMVNQETGLRGFLLTGKEEFLAPYTAGESEFQTAFTEAKRLTADNPAQQARLDALMEEVRSWRSEIAEREIVLMRNPATQEQARSLESSGAGKRYMDAIRAKVAEVEQAERQLLGVRAAEQEAALASLRWTVVLSVLGGALVAALMGGLLSRLIATPVAAMTQVMGRLAQGDRSIAVAGTDRRDEIGSMARAIEVFKRNAIEAARLTTEQEAERKSKEERATRIDGLLRQFQQTAQTVVDAVSAAAGDLQETATAMTGTARSTAERAGTVAAASKQASSNVQTVAAATEELTASIQEIGRQVSSSTRIAGDAVTEAERMTTQIQQLVAASVQIGQVVELISSIAGQTNLLALNATIEAARAGDAGKGFAVVASEVKALATQTSRATEDIQAKVAEIQQATGSAQTAIVGIGQTIRRMSEIAAAIAAAVEEQTAATRDIARNVQEAARGTEEVSATIAGVNEVAAEAGGMATRMLDASEGLTRQSGVLRSEVAGFLDAVRAA